The window ttttctaataaaAAGTCTTTGGATTGTTTGTGGTTTTAAAAATAGCTTTTTGATAATTGgtttatggtttaaaatttctgaagtagattttagattttaaaaactttagtgataaaattttttctttcagttttatcaataattattttgtaaatgtttatattttaacttctattttgaattattatcccttaaaaattactaaaataaattgataTTGTTCTTGATATATTTCCTCTAATTTAGGGACTATTAGGACACATATATTTTGTGCATACCTGCCTAAATCTATAAGAAAATTTTCTGgagcatatatttttttttctttctctaaatctataTGTATATTCAACTCAACATTCAACAGATTGATTGAAAATTACTAATATTTACTtggaacaaaaatatataaagtcaTGATCAACCTTCACCGATGAAGCGGTGTGTGATTAGAAGTGGACCACAACATCTTCATCTTTCAATTTATGCGATAATGAAGTACACAAACTCAAAGTATTTAGTAAATCAAAGAATAATAATCCATTAGAGAAAGCCGCCACAATGGCAAAtggaaaataaccaaaatatcaCTTTCCTCACTagtcattattttttttatttttctataaaccTATAGGAACAGAATCAAAACAACCAACAGAGCATAACCGGTAACATTCCCCGACAAGAATCTCTCTGATACGCCGCCGTTTCGAAGAGAATCTTTCAGCTCCGCCAGTGAATCCAACCGTAACTCCGGATTCGGCCCATATAGCCTGAGTACACCTGCCACGTCATCAACCGTAAGGTCAACCTTCTTGGTCCTTGGCGGGAGAGTCGGATACATAACCGCTGACGCACGCGAGCTGTGTCCTAACCCCAGCAAGTGACCAATCTCGTGAGTCGCCACAGACTCCAAGTCAACTGCAACCTTTGATCCGAAGTCGTCGTTGACGACCCACGTCTCCGCCGCGTCGAAGTGGACCCGTCCGTTCTTCGGCGCGAAGGCGTGTGCTAAAGTCCCGAGGACTCCGTCAAACGGCTTCCCGTCACCGTGATCGCCGGCGAAAAACCCGATCTTTAAATTCGCCGTCGTGTAATCATCGACCTCCTTGAAACTCACCGGAATCACGCTCGCCCACCGGCCGAACGCTCGTCGGAAAACCATTTTGACGTTGTCGGACGTCGGGTAATCGAGTTTGTGTGTTTCCGAGAAGGCGTACGTTAGCGTGTCGCGGTTCCACTTCGGCTTACCGCCGAAGTACGTGTAACGCGCCGTCACGTGCATGCCGTTGTTGATCATGTGTGTATCGCTAACGCCACATCGCGGTGACGACATGAGGGTGACGGTACTCGTGTCGAGTCTCCCGGTTATCGGTAAACCGAGATTCTGTTGGTACAGAGAGATTGCTGATTCGAGACGGCCATCGAACACGTCGGAGAAGTTCTTTGAGCTACCACTACCGTCGTCTTTGACGTAGCCGAAACGGTGGAGGTATCTTTTGAGCTCGGATACGCCGCTGACGTGGCTGCCTAGTTGGACGTCTACAAGACGTGAGAAATCATGCCGCGTGGCGTTGCTGACTTTTATTGTTTGAGTTGCTTTTGTTGTATATTCATCTGGGAGGTTTCTGGCGGAGAGCCGGCGAGGGAAACAGAATAAGATAACGGAGATTATTAAGACAAAACAGAGAGCTCTGTTTCTATGGGTTAAATTCAGAGTCATGGCAAAAAAAGATTCTGAAAGTTCTGATTTTAAATAAGACGTTCCGTGGAGGTAGGATCGATCGAGAAGAAAAGTGAAAGAGGGATAGAAAAAGTAGAAATAGTTATATAGATTCTGACGTGAGGATTACCTTTAAACCCAAAATGAATCTGGAAGTTGGACTATGACTTGGAAGTTGCTTCGGTTGGGTCAACTGAATCATGTCCGGTCTAGGAATACAATGTGAAGGTCCTTGTCCTAATAGAACTAACTTTTTTTTGGGCACGAATCCTAATAGAACAACTAATAACCCATATAAATCCTGCCACAGATTAACTTTAATTAGATGGGCATGCATGCTTTTATTTATGACAACCATATTGTATTTACCtatcatctatcttattaaaactcaagtacaaaattggagtgtttggagacttgaataggacttttaaaaatttggagtgtttggaaacatggattgcagtctttaaaaaaaaaatatttttgtttgaaaacaaggatagtagtattaagaaaaaaagtaatgggcttatgtttttttaaaaaattgaaagttatctaggccacttttaaaatataccaaaatgggtcaatctaattccctaaaaaaaaattttctaatctaaccataaaacaaaatttaaactttatatacatatttcaaatcaaaataataattcaaatttgatttatatcaaaaattgattcaaaaatatacatatattcaaaaatggatttttactaaactatttttcaataaccattataaaaaaatattgtcaatatatataagaaaaatataatacaaagcccaatttgaaataccaactcaaattatggttttcatatttcatattaagttttaaaaatataat of the Brassica rapa cultivar Chiifu-401-42 chromosome A03, CAAS_Brap_v3.01, whole genome shotgun sequence genome contains:
- the LOC103860876 gene encoding metalloendoproteinase 1-MMP, producing the protein MTLNLTHRNRALCFVLIISVILFCFPRRLSARNLPDEYTTKATQTIKVSNATRHDFSRLVDVQLGSHVSGVSELKRYLHRFGYVKDDGSGSSKNFSDVFDGRLESAISLYQQNLGLPITGRLDTSTVTLMSSPRCGVSDTHMINNGMHVTARYTYFGGKPKWNRDTLTYAFSETHKLDYPTSDNVKMVFRRAFGRWASVIPVSFKEVDDYTTANLKIGFFAGDHGDGKPFDGVLGTLAHAFAPKNGRVHFDAAETWVVNDDFGSKVAVDLESVATHEIGHLLGLGHSSRASAVMYPTLPPRTKKVDLTVDDVAGVLRLYGPNPELRLDSLAELKDSLRNGGVSERFLSGNVTGYALLVVLILFL